In Triticum aestivum cultivar Chinese Spring chromosome 5B, IWGSC CS RefSeq v2.1, whole genome shotgun sequence, the following proteins share a genomic window:
- the LOC123110339 gene encoding uncharacterized protein isoform X1, with protein sequence MGNSRSKAVDQQTEEDVTTGLTSSTIVEDNNASVLPRSQNVGENSTVVPNPSLSLSDGDQNVDTFTTPNLHNLEINKYVNGGEPPNEDIDVATKLTDDIRSIDRIHISNEQLNTERPAAYHKEPVQYDVQQTSYPKPDHLKLNNAWRRESYRIWSTQGLIKKQVDSHMLQRRTLGDIMNVRQPNRVNSDNLNVTKENTAITEEERKREHRNALRRASYRRKKERGLQEVADNQPSSAHTTLSLSDTAFTVTTTETSGLVNDNDLHDVEETILEETCHINEEDRKRDHRNALRRAAYRRKKEKMIADENISAISNSDLLHDDATLPPKSLDASVLTHDNDLAKRIQGNSRSQACYQKQNVERTVEDREDLNGNVRGKRVQRRKSMSEIDMGQSSAQRKASYAKRKNTPCKESLALPRPDITNLISDSLAIPLSRSAEVDSSDGDPPPVMPNYGVCTNDDIDVLAAPIMGDEPTPAELMDEEYYMYRGQGSDNDTFEGDEETSMSSVIPSEVDPLDCVYTNIPDKTHILKLDGNCTHCNARKFVSETDRFCCRNGQIELKQPEPIPELMRLWSSMDADSRHFRENIRFFNEHFAFTTLGVSLDENYTNMKSGVYTFRAHGTIYHNVHSFGPSSRPEHLQLYFYDDDPTLTHRKAATKQLDQDVVKKIVDILKENPYSQQFRSLGAHKDNLDDYRINLNTDKRLDQRVYNRPLSSEVAAIWVEGTDLAKRFDRRITLYGNNNERHSIRVSSGAYDPLSYPLFYPRGELGWHPKLPKRNVPWEAVLHPQLVLDDDDDDDAEGNSRLCVSVRDYYCYMLQTRPAIFNPILC encoded by the exons ATGGGTAATTCAAGAAGCAAGGCGGTTGATCAGCAAACAGAAGAGGATGTTACTACGG GCCTTACCAGCTCTACAATAGTTGAAGATAACAATGCAAGCGTCTTACCCAGGTCTCAAAATGTTGGGGAAAACTCAACGGTGGTTCCAA ATCCATCGTTGTCTCTTTCGGACGGAGATCAAAATGTGGATACCTTCACAACTCCTAATCTACATAATTTGGAAATTAACAAATATGTTAACG GCGGTGAACCTCCAAACGAAGATATCGATGTTGCGACAAAGCTAACAG ACGACATCAGGTCCATCGATCGAATCCATATATCAAATGAACAATTGAACACAGAAAGGCCTGCAGCTTATCATAAGGAACCAGTCCAATATGATGTTCAACAGACATCATATCCGAAACCTG ATCATCTGAAACTTAACAACGCGTGGAGGCGGGAATCTTATCGCATTTGGTCGACACAGGGTTTGATAAAAAAACAAGTCGATAGCCATATGCTTCAACGTCGTACGCTAGGTGATATCATGAATGTTCGTCAACCTAATCGTGTGAACTCGG ATAACTTGAATGTCACTAAAGAAAATACGGCAATAACGGAAGAAGAACGCAAAAGAGAACATAGAAACGCCCTGAGGAGAGCTTCTTATCGGAGGAAAAAGGAACGGGGTCTCCAAGAAG TAGCAGACAACCAACCTAGCTCCGCCCATACAACGTTATCGCTGTCTGACACAGCATTTACTGTTACAACTACGGAGACATCCGGTCTGGTTAACGACAATGATCTACATG ACGTTGAGGAGACTATACTTGAAGAAACTTGTCATATAAACGAGGAAGATCGCAAGAGAGATCATAGAAATGCACTAAGGAGAGCAGCTTATCGGAGGAAAAAGGAAAAGATGATAGCAGACGAAAATATAAGTGCAATATCTAATTCAG ACTTATTGCATGATGATGCAACATTACCCCCTAAGTCATTAGACGCCTCCGTTCTTACCCATGACAACGACCTAGCTAAGAGGATACAGGGAAACTCTCGTAGCCAAGCATGTTATCAGAAGCAAAATGTAGAACGGACAGTTGAGGATAGAGAGGATTTGAATGGAAATGTACGAGGGAAGCGCGTGCAGCGCCGCAAAAGCATGTCGGAGATTGACATGGGGCAGTCAAGTGCTCAAAGGAAGGCCAGTTATGCTAAAAGGAAAAACACCCCGTGCAAAGAATCCCTCGCACTCCCACGTCCAGACATTACTAACCTAATATCTGATAGTCTCGCAATTCCCCTTTCTCGGTCTGCCGAAGTTGATTCATCAGATGGTGACCCTCCTCCTGTCATGCCGAATTACGGTGTTTGCACCAATG ACGACATCGATGTGTTAGCTGCGCCCATCATGGGCGATGAGCCGACACCAGCCGAATTGATGGATGAGGAGTACTACATGTATCGCGGCCAAG GATCGGATAATGACACGTTCGAGGGTGACGAGGAAACGAGCATGTCGTCTGTTATACCTAGCGAGGTTGATCCATTAGACTGTGTGTACACAAACATACCAGACAAGACCCACATCCTGAAGCTCGATGGAAACTGCACACACTGCAATGCCAGAAAGTTTGTGTCTGAGACTGACAGATTCTGCTGTCGCAATGGACAGATCGAGCTTAAACAGCCGGAACCAATCCCAGAGCTTATGAGGCTATGGTCCAGCATGGATGCCGATTCTAGACATTTTCGTGAGAACATACGGTTCTTCAATGAGCATTTCGCCTTCACAACCCTTGGCGTCAGCCTTGATGAGAACTACACAAACATGAAGTCTGGTGTGTACACATTCCGGGCACACGGAACCATCTATCACAATGTGCATTCGTTTGGGCCTAGCTCACGTCCAGAACATTTGCAGTTGTACTTCTATGATGATGACCCAACCTTAACTCATCGTAAGGCGGCCACAAAGCAATTAGACCAAGATGTTGTGAAGAAGATAGTAGACATACTTAAAGAAAACCCATACTCCCAGCAATTTAGGAGTTTGGGTGCGCACAAGGACAACCTTGATGATTATAGGATTAACCTAAACACCGATAAGAGGCTAGACCAAAGAGTGTATAATAGACCATTGTCATCTGAGGTTGCTGCAATTTGGGTTGAGGGCACCGACCTGGCAAAAAGGTTTGACAGGAGGATAACACTTTATGGCAACAACAATGAAAGGCATAGTATACGCGTGTCATCCGGAGCATATGACCCGTTGTCTTATCCCCTATTCTATCCAAGGGGGGAATTAGGTTGGCATCCGAAACTACCTAAACGTAATGTTCCTTGGGAGGCTGTACTACATCCTCAACTGgtccttgatgatgatgatgatgatgatgcag AGGGTAATAGCAGGTTGTGCGTCTCCGTCAGAGACTACTACTGTTATATGCTGCAAACACGACCTGCAATCTTCAACCCTATACTCTGTTGA
- the LOC123110339 gene encoding uncharacterized protein isoform X3, which produces MGNSRSKAVDQQTEEDVTTGGEPPNEDIDVATKLTDDIRSIDRIHISNEQLNTERPAAYHKEPVQYDVQQTSYPKPDHLKLNNAWRRESYRIWSTQGLIKKQVDSHMLQRRTLGDIMNVRQPNRVNSDNLNVTKENTAITEEERKREHRNALRRASYRRKKERGLQEVADNQPSSAHTTLSLSDTAFTVTTTETSGLVNDNDLHDVEETILEETCHINEEDRKRDHRNALRRAAYRRKKEKMIADENISAISNSDLLHDDATLPPKSLDASVLTHDNDLAKRIQGNSRSQACYQKQNVERTVEDREDLNGNVRGKRVQRRKSMSEIDMGQSSAQRKASYAKRKNTPCKESLALPRPDITNLISDSLAIPLSRSAEVDSSDGDPPPVMPNYGVCTNDDIDVLAAPIMGDEPTPAELMDEEYYMYRGQGSDNDTFEGDEETSMSSVIPSEVDPLDCVYTNIPDKTHILKLDGNCTHCNARKFVSETDRFCCRNGQIELKQPEPIPELMRLWSSMDADSRHFRENIRFFNEHFAFTTLGVSLDENYTNMKSGVYTFRAHGTIYHNVHSFGPSSRPEHLQLYFYDDDPTLTHRKAATKQLDQDVVKKIVDILKENPYSQQFRSLGAHKDNLDDYRINLNTDKRLDQRVYNRPLSSEVAAIWVEGTDLAKRFDRRITLYGNNNERHSIRVSSGAYDPLSYPLFYPRGELGWHPKLPKRNVPWEAVLHPQLVLDDDDDDDAEGNSRLCVSVRDYYCYMLQTRPAIFNPILC; this is translated from the exons ATGGGTAATTCAAGAAGCAAGGCGGTTGATCAGCAAACAGAAGAGGATGTTACTACGG GCGGTGAACCTCCAAACGAAGATATCGATGTTGCGACAAAGCTAACAG ACGACATCAGGTCCATCGATCGAATCCATATATCAAATGAACAATTGAACACAGAAAGGCCTGCAGCTTATCATAAGGAACCAGTCCAATATGATGTTCAACAGACATCATATCCGAAACCTG ATCATCTGAAACTTAACAACGCGTGGAGGCGGGAATCTTATCGCATTTGGTCGACACAGGGTTTGATAAAAAAACAAGTCGATAGCCATATGCTTCAACGTCGTACGCTAGGTGATATCATGAATGTTCGTCAACCTAATCGTGTGAACTCGG ATAACTTGAATGTCACTAAAGAAAATACGGCAATAACGGAAGAAGAACGCAAAAGAGAACATAGAAACGCCCTGAGGAGAGCTTCTTATCGGAGGAAAAAGGAACGGGGTCTCCAAGAAG TAGCAGACAACCAACCTAGCTCCGCCCATACAACGTTATCGCTGTCTGACACAGCATTTACTGTTACAACTACGGAGACATCCGGTCTGGTTAACGACAATGATCTACATG ACGTTGAGGAGACTATACTTGAAGAAACTTGTCATATAAACGAGGAAGATCGCAAGAGAGATCATAGAAATGCACTAAGGAGAGCAGCTTATCGGAGGAAAAAGGAAAAGATGATAGCAGACGAAAATATAAGTGCAATATCTAATTCAG ACTTATTGCATGATGATGCAACATTACCCCCTAAGTCATTAGACGCCTCCGTTCTTACCCATGACAACGACCTAGCTAAGAGGATACAGGGAAACTCTCGTAGCCAAGCATGTTATCAGAAGCAAAATGTAGAACGGACAGTTGAGGATAGAGAGGATTTGAATGGAAATGTACGAGGGAAGCGCGTGCAGCGCCGCAAAAGCATGTCGGAGATTGACATGGGGCAGTCAAGTGCTCAAAGGAAGGCCAGTTATGCTAAAAGGAAAAACACCCCGTGCAAAGAATCCCTCGCACTCCCACGTCCAGACATTACTAACCTAATATCTGATAGTCTCGCAATTCCCCTTTCTCGGTCTGCCGAAGTTGATTCATCAGATGGTGACCCTCCTCCTGTCATGCCGAATTACGGTGTTTGCACCAATG ACGACATCGATGTGTTAGCTGCGCCCATCATGGGCGATGAGCCGACACCAGCCGAATTGATGGATGAGGAGTACTACATGTATCGCGGCCAAG GATCGGATAATGACACGTTCGAGGGTGACGAGGAAACGAGCATGTCGTCTGTTATACCTAGCGAGGTTGATCCATTAGACTGTGTGTACACAAACATACCAGACAAGACCCACATCCTGAAGCTCGATGGAAACTGCACACACTGCAATGCCAGAAAGTTTGTGTCTGAGACTGACAGATTCTGCTGTCGCAATGGACAGATCGAGCTTAAACAGCCGGAACCAATCCCAGAGCTTATGAGGCTATGGTCCAGCATGGATGCCGATTCTAGACATTTTCGTGAGAACATACGGTTCTTCAATGAGCATTTCGCCTTCACAACCCTTGGCGTCAGCCTTGATGAGAACTACACAAACATGAAGTCTGGTGTGTACACATTCCGGGCACACGGAACCATCTATCACAATGTGCATTCGTTTGGGCCTAGCTCACGTCCAGAACATTTGCAGTTGTACTTCTATGATGATGACCCAACCTTAACTCATCGTAAGGCGGCCACAAAGCAATTAGACCAAGATGTTGTGAAGAAGATAGTAGACATACTTAAAGAAAACCCATACTCCCAGCAATTTAGGAGTTTGGGTGCGCACAAGGACAACCTTGATGATTATAGGATTAACCTAAACACCGATAAGAGGCTAGACCAAAGAGTGTATAATAGACCATTGTCATCTGAGGTTGCTGCAATTTGGGTTGAGGGCACCGACCTGGCAAAAAGGTTTGACAGGAGGATAACACTTTATGGCAACAACAATGAAAGGCATAGTATACGCGTGTCATCCGGAGCATATGACCCGTTGTCTTATCCCCTATTCTATCCAAGGGGGGAATTAGGTTGGCATCCGAAACTACCTAAACGTAATGTTCCTTGGGAGGCTGTACTACATCCTCAACTGgtccttgatgatgatgatgatgatgatgcag AGGGTAATAGCAGGTTGTGCGTCTCCGTCAGAGACTACTACTGTTATATGCTGCAAACACGACCTGCAATCTTCAACCCTATACTCTGTTGA
- the LOC123110339 gene encoding uncharacterized protein isoform X2, whose translation MGNSRSKAVDQQTEEDVTTGLTSSTIVEDNNASVLPRSQNVGENSTVVPNPSLSLSDGDQNVDTFTTPNLHNLEINKYVNGGEPPNEDIDVATKLTDDIRSIDRIHISNEQLNTERPAAYHKEPVQYDVQQTSYPKPDHLKLNNAWRRESYRIWSTQGLIKKQVDSHMLQRRTLGDIMNVRQPNRVNSDNLNVTKENTAITEEERKREHRNALRRASYRRKKERGLQEDNQPSSAHTTLSLSDTAFTVTTTETSGLVNDNDLHDVEETILEETCHINEEDRKRDHRNALRRAAYRRKKEKMIADENISAISNSDLLHDDATLPPKSLDASVLTHDNDLAKRIQGNSRSQACYQKQNVERTVEDREDLNGNVRGKRVQRRKSMSEIDMGQSSAQRKASYAKRKNTPCKESLALPRPDITNLISDSLAIPLSRSAEVDSSDGDPPPVMPNYGVCTNDDIDVLAAPIMGDEPTPAELMDEEYYMYRGQGSDNDTFEGDEETSMSSVIPSEVDPLDCVYTNIPDKTHILKLDGNCTHCNARKFVSETDRFCCRNGQIELKQPEPIPELMRLWSSMDADSRHFRENIRFFNEHFAFTTLGVSLDENYTNMKSGVYTFRAHGTIYHNVHSFGPSSRPEHLQLYFYDDDPTLTHRKAATKQLDQDVVKKIVDILKENPYSQQFRSLGAHKDNLDDYRINLNTDKRLDQRVYNRPLSSEVAAIWVEGTDLAKRFDRRITLYGNNNERHSIRVSSGAYDPLSYPLFYPRGELGWHPKLPKRNVPWEAVLHPQLVLDDDDDDDAEGNSRLCVSVRDYYCYMLQTRPAIFNPILC comes from the exons ATGGGTAATTCAAGAAGCAAGGCGGTTGATCAGCAAACAGAAGAGGATGTTACTACGG GCCTTACCAGCTCTACAATAGTTGAAGATAACAATGCAAGCGTCTTACCCAGGTCTCAAAATGTTGGGGAAAACTCAACGGTGGTTCCAA ATCCATCGTTGTCTCTTTCGGACGGAGATCAAAATGTGGATACCTTCACAACTCCTAATCTACATAATTTGGAAATTAACAAATATGTTAACG GCGGTGAACCTCCAAACGAAGATATCGATGTTGCGACAAAGCTAACAG ACGACATCAGGTCCATCGATCGAATCCATATATCAAATGAACAATTGAACACAGAAAGGCCTGCAGCTTATCATAAGGAACCAGTCCAATATGATGTTCAACAGACATCATATCCGAAACCTG ATCATCTGAAACTTAACAACGCGTGGAGGCGGGAATCTTATCGCATTTGGTCGACACAGGGTTTGATAAAAAAACAAGTCGATAGCCATATGCTTCAACGTCGTACGCTAGGTGATATCATGAATGTTCGTCAACCTAATCGTGTGAACTCGG ATAACTTGAATGTCACTAAAGAAAATACGGCAATAACGGAAGAAGAACGCAAAAGAGAACATAGAAACGCCCTGAGGAGAGCTTCTTATCGGAGGAAAAAGGAACGGGGTCTCCAAGAAG ACAACCAACCTAGCTCCGCCCATACAACGTTATCGCTGTCTGACACAGCATTTACTGTTACAACTACGGAGACATCCGGTCTGGTTAACGACAATGATCTACATG ACGTTGAGGAGACTATACTTGAAGAAACTTGTCATATAAACGAGGAAGATCGCAAGAGAGATCATAGAAATGCACTAAGGAGAGCAGCTTATCGGAGGAAAAAGGAAAAGATGATAGCAGACGAAAATATAAGTGCAATATCTAATTCAG ACTTATTGCATGATGATGCAACATTACCCCCTAAGTCATTAGACGCCTCCGTTCTTACCCATGACAACGACCTAGCTAAGAGGATACAGGGAAACTCTCGTAGCCAAGCATGTTATCAGAAGCAAAATGTAGAACGGACAGTTGAGGATAGAGAGGATTTGAATGGAAATGTACGAGGGAAGCGCGTGCAGCGCCGCAAAAGCATGTCGGAGATTGACATGGGGCAGTCAAGTGCTCAAAGGAAGGCCAGTTATGCTAAAAGGAAAAACACCCCGTGCAAAGAATCCCTCGCACTCCCACGTCCAGACATTACTAACCTAATATCTGATAGTCTCGCAATTCCCCTTTCTCGGTCTGCCGAAGTTGATTCATCAGATGGTGACCCTCCTCCTGTCATGCCGAATTACGGTGTTTGCACCAATG ACGACATCGATGTGTTAGCTGCGCCCATCATGGGCGATGAGCCGACACCAGCCGAATTGATGGATGAGGAGTACTACATGTATCGCGGCCAAG GATCGGATAATGACACGTTCGAGGGTGACGAGGAAACGAGCATGTCGTCTGTTATACCTAGCGAGGTTGATCCATTAGACTGTGTGTACACAAACATACCAGACAAGACCCACATCCTGAAGCTCGATGGAAACTGCACACACTGCAATGCCAGAAAGTTTGTGTCTGAGACTGACAGATTCTGCTGTCGCAATGGACAGATCGAGCTTAAACAGCCGGAACCAATCCCAGAGCTTATGAGGCTATGGTCCAGCATGGATGCCGATTCTAGACATTTTCGTGAGAACATACGGTTCTTCAATGAGCATTTCGCCTTCACAACCCTTGGCGTCAGCCTTGATGAGAACTACACAAACATGAAGTCTGGTGTGTACACATTCCGGGCACACGGAACCATCTATCACAATGTGCATTCGTTTGGGCCTAGCTCACGTCCAGAACATTTGCAGTTGTACTTCTATGATGATGACCCAACCTTAACTCATCGTAAGGCGGCCACAAAGCAATTAGACCAAGATGTTGTGAAGAAGATAGTAGACATACTTAAAGAAAACCCATACTCCCAGCAATTTAGGAGTTTGGGTGCGCACAAGGACAACCTTGATGATTATAGGATTAACCTAAACACCGATAAGAGGCTAGACCAAAGAGTGTATAATAGACCATTGTCATCTGAGGTTGCTGCAATTTGGGTTGAGGGCACCGACCTGGCAAAAAGGTTTGACAGGAGGATAACACTTTATGGCAACAACAATGAAAGGCATAGTATACGCGTGTCATCCGGAGCATATGACCCGTTGTCTTATCCCCTATTCTATCCAAGGGGGGAATTAGGTTGGCATCCGAAACTACCTAAACGTAATGTTCCTTGGGAGGCTGTACTACATCCTCAACTGgtccttgatgatgatgatgatgatgatgcag AGGGTAATAGCAGGTTGTGCGTCTCCGTCAGAGACTACTACTGTTATATGCTGCAAACACGACCTGCAATCTTCAACCCTATACTCTGTTGA